The proteins below come from a single Papaver somniferum cultivar HN1 chromosome 11, ASM357369v1, whole genome shotgun sequence genomic window:
- the LOC113325308 gene encoding uncharacterized protein LOC113325308: MIEMYPELATEADPRGKGACALEMMATCDDFLSRNELTFWDRMVYSLYFPSTTPAINSQRDMDPEKPLKCLSIPVSARVCHQMGQVIRKVAKEIVPGVKVCTLQMKHEEAVKLMKFILETMNSSMNSKQVIEYFSATGILNTAAKFGTMEFVKECLETFPGLNWVKMGIAKRDIFYSAICERQEKMFTFLCNVPGYKRKMLATLDIYDSNILHMASWYETPSPFITTFPCIVLRVQRDLQWFKEVESFVPPAYKIHKNDKGDTPQEVFIQCHKGAFAEAEKWMKDTSQSCAFVSALVATVVFAATFTAPGGYFSDNDSNNRGIPVFLYKDSFVVFAVATAVALFSSTSSLLLFLALLTSEYKHDDFLKTIPKKFMFGLGTLFVSVISLMVALSATLCILLGRRFPWLPIPLSLVAAIPICLFLWTYVPLFTTMVHCAYGRNIFSKIKQG; encoded by the exons ATGATCGAAATGTACCCAGAATTGGCTACCGAAGCAGATCCTAGAGGGAAGGGTGCTTGTGCATTAGAAATGATGGCTACATGCGATGATTTTCTAAGTAGAAATGAGCTGACATTCTGGGATCGTATGGTTTACTCAT TGTATTTTCCTTCTACTACGCCTGCCATCAATTCCCAACGCGACATGGATCCGGAGAAGCCTTTGAAGTGTTTAAGCATTCCCGTTTCAGCAAGAG TGTGTCATCAGATGGGTCAAGTAATCCGGAAAGTTGCAAAAGAAATAG TTCCAGGAGTCAAAGTATGCACGTTACAAATGAAGCATGAAGAAGCTGTAAAATTGATGAAATTCATTTTGGAAACAATGAATTCTTCAATGAATAGCAAACAAGTCATAGAGTATTTCAGCGCTACAGGCATCTTAAATACTGCTGCAAAGTTTGGAACAATGGAATTCGTAAAGGAGTGTTTAGAAACCTTTCCTGGTCTAAATTGGGTTAAAATGGGTATAGCTAAAAGAGATATATTTTACAGTGCAATTTGCGAACGACAAGAAAAGATGTTCACTTTCTTATGCAATGTGCCTGGGTATAAGCGGAAGATGCTTGCCACACTGGACATATATGATTCTAATATTTTGCATATGGCTTCATGGTACGAAACTCCTTCGCCATTCATAACTACATTCCCTTGTATAGTTCTGCGGGTTCAACGAGATCTCCAATGGTTTAAG GAGGTGGAAAGTTTTGTACCGCCAGCATACAAGATACATAAAAACGATAAAGGAGATACTCCACAGGAAGTATTCATACAATGTCACAAAGGTGCATTTGCAGAAGCGGAGAAATGGATGAAAGATACATCCCAATCATGTGCATTTGTATCCGCACTGGTAGCTACAGTTGTTTTCGCTGCAACTTTTACAGCGCCCGGTGGCTATTTCAGTGACAATGATAGCAATAACAGAGGCATCCCAGTTTTCTTGTACAAGGATTCATTCGTAGTGTTTGCGGTGGCAACTGCGGTGGCTCTATTCTCTTCGACTTCATCACTTCTTTTGTTCTTAGCTCTCTTAACATCAGAATATAAGCATGATGATTTCCTCAAAACTATCCCCAAAAAGTTTATGTTCGGGCTTGGAACTCTTTTCGTGTCTGTAATTTCCCTGATGGTAGCCTTGAGTGCCACACTTTGCATTTTACTTGGACGTAGATTCCCATGGCTTCCAATTCCTTTGTCTCTAGTTGCAGCCATCcctatttgtttgtttttatggACATACGTTCCATTATTTACCACAATGGTTCATTGTGCATATGGGCGCAACATCTTTAGTAAAATAAAGCAGGGATGA
- the LOC113320953 gene encoding uncharacterized protein LOC113320953, whose translation MRNSSIFNKLGIWKGGIQSFIFALGFFALVLSLATISRFYSPSSLINTESLCKSDHSETQGGGGGTESSAANKTIQAVIRKIEEEMRNMKDAPTESAALRYNTFLADILGVLKSAQVPVTQFEMENLERVVHPLAKSSEEAVEPANYFLTEEIRKYVKIKPNRLGKQNFMGANGTFTSIGHACFSMKSDLQEYMDYDVGDICKDDWKLAQKLMVHGCDPLPRRRCFSRAPKLYYKPYPINESLWKLPDDRNVRWSGYRCKNFTCLASNTSRKGFFKCADCFNLTHHEKPRWIQPVALDPRLNTTADFLIPEVLNIKPGEIRIGLDFSAGTGSFAARMREFNVTIVTATINFGAPFSEMIALRGLIPLYLTINQRLPFFDNTLDIIHTTRFLDGWIDYMFLDFVLYDMDRVLRPGGLLWIDSFFCLKHDLRNYLETFKILRYKKHKFVVVPKLDKDDDREVFFSAILEKPPRPF comes from the coding sequence ATGAGGAATTCAAGTATTTTTAACAAGTTAGGGATATGGAAAGGAGGGATACAAAGTTTCATCTTTGCATTAGGTTTCTTTGCTCTCGTCCTTAGTCTTGCAACCATATCCAGATTCTACTCTCCTAGTTCTCTCATCAACACTGAATCCTTATGCAAATCTGACCATTCTGAGAcacaaggaggaggaggaggaaccgAAAGCTCTGCAGCAAACAAGACTATACAAGCCGTTATTCGGAAGATTGAAGAAGAGATGAGAAATATGAAAGATGCACCAACTGAATCAGCAGCATTGAGGTACAATACTTTCCTTGCAGATATATTAGGTGTGCTTAAATCAGCTCAAGTGCCTGTTACACAATTTGAGATGGAAAATTTGGAAAGAGTGGTTCACCCTTTAGCGAAAAGTAGTGAAGAAGCCGTAGAACCGGCAAATTATTTCTTAACAGAAGAGATTAGAAAGTAtgttaagattaagccaaataGACTTGGCAAGCAGAATTTCATGGGAGCTAATGGAACATTTACTAGTATAGGACATGCTTGTTTTTCAATGAAGAGTGATTTGCAAGAGTATATGGATTATGATGTTGGAGATATCTGCAAAGATGATTGGAAACTTGCACAAAAGTTGATGGTTCATGGCTGCGATCCGCTTCCTAGGCGGAGGTGTTTTTCGAGAGCTCCAAAACTGTATTACAAACCGTACCCGATTAATGAGTCGCTGTGGAAGCTTCCTGATGATCGAAATGTCCGTTGGAGCGGGTACAGATGCAAGAATTTCACATGTTTAGCTAGCAATACTTCAAGAAAAGGGTTCTTCAAATGTGCAGATTGTTTCAACCTTACCCACCATGAAAAGCCTAGATGGATTCAACCTGTTGCTCTAGAccccagattgaacaccactgCGGATTTTCTGATACCCGAGGTGCTAAATATTAAACCGGGGGAGATCAGGATTGGATTGGATTTCAGTGCTGGGACAGGAAGTTTTGCTGCAAGAATGAGGGAGTTCAATGTTACTATAGTTACAGCTACAATCAATTTTGGAGCTCCTTTTAGTGAAATGATTGCTCTTCGAGGACTAATCCCGCTTTACTTGACTATAAACCAACGACTACCGTTCTTCGATAACACTCTCGAtatcatacacacgacgagattTCTAGACGGATGGATTGATTACATGTTTCTAGACTTTGTGTTGTATGATATGGATAGAGTTTTAAGACCTGGTGGTTTACTTTGGATTGATAGTTTCTTTTGTTTGAAACATGATTTGAGAAATTATCTGGAGACATTCAAGATACTTAGATATAAGAAACATAAATTCGTTGTTGTGCCTAAGCTCGATAAAGATGACGACCGAGAAGTGTTCTTCTCAGCGATACTTGAAAAGCCCCCAAGGCCATTTTGA
- the LOC113320954 gene encoding RING-H2 finger protein ATL67-like, whose translation MSTTPIPTPSASSTTTTPVIPSSLAPNSFSPYTINNISDQNPSGGGDYFLQNLSNLGLGYAIAIALGFLVLLSTLLLASYVCCRARARNRNNNHQSHHHHQSDHVSHSNNGIILPRIIFVAEDDDEENGMRADEENIVMGLDQMVINSYPKFCYCKNEKDFGKENDSVCSICLCDYKDGEMLRMMPDCRHYFHLMCVDAWLRLNPSCPVCRNSPLPTPLSTPLSELVPLSHYPAGNRRR comes from the coding sequence ATGTCCACCACCCCTATCCCCACCCCCAGTgcttcctccaccaccaccactcctgTTATACCCTCCAGTTTGGCACCCAATTCTTTCAGTCCTTATACCATCAACAACATCAGTGACCAAAACCCATCTGGCGGCGGTgattatttcttgcaaaacttaAGCAACTTAGGCCTGGGTTATGCAATTGCTATTGCTCTAGGCTTTCTCGTTCTCCTCTCGACGCTGCTATTAGCTTCTTATGTATGTTGCCGTGCCCGTGCACGTAACCGAAacaacaatcatcaatcacaccatcatcatcagagTGATCATGTGAGTCACAGTAATAATGGGATTATACTTCCGAGAATTATATTTGTagctgaagatgatgatgaggagaatGGTATGCGAGCAGATGAGGAGAATATTGTTATGGGTCTTGATCAGATGGTTATAAATTCTTATCCGAAGTTTTGTTATTGCAAAAATGAAAAGGATTTTGGGAAGGAAAATGATTCGGTGTGTTCGATTTGTTTATGTGATTATAAAGATGGTGAAATGTTGAGGATGATGCCGGATTGTAGACATTATTTTCATCTTATGTGTGTTGATGCCTGGTTAAGGCTTAATCCGTCATGTCCTGTTTGTAGAAATTCTCCATTGCCAACTCCATTGTCTACTCCTTTATCTGAACTTGTTCCTCTTTCTCATTATCCTGCTGGGAATCGAAGAAGGTAG